One Cellulomonas soli DNA window includes the following coding sequences:
- a CDS encoding YbaB/EbfC family nucleoid-associated protein, with translation MTSPPEAPRGPLHDASEAFALLDAWDRQGRDQVARANAIQSRLQALRVSVWSPGHEVAVTVDHTGLVVDLEFTDRALDRGPAALGETITRTARSALEQLAVQAEEQVVDAVGEGDALGRSAIAHYRSSLLGAAEDQGR, from the coding sequence ATGACCTCCCCGCCCGAGGCCCCGCGGGGCCCGCTCCACGACGCCTCGGAGGCGTTCGCCCTGCTCGACGCCTGGGACCGGCAGGGGCGTGACCAGGTCGCGCGCGCGAACGCCATCCAGTCCCGGCTCCAGGCATTGCGTGTGAGCGTGTGGTCACCCGGGCACGAGGTCGCGGTGACCGTCGACCACACCGGCCTCGTCGTGGACCTCGAGTTCACCGATCGAGCCCTTGACCGTGGCCCGGCCGCGCTCGGCGAGACGATCACGCGGACGGCGCGCTCGGCGCTCGAGCAGCTGGCGGTGCAGGCCGAGGAGCAGGTCGTCGACGCCGTGGGCGAGGGTGACGCGCTGGGTCGTTCGGCGATCGCGCACTACCGCAGCTCCTTGCTCGGGGCGGCCGA
- a CDS encoding WXG100 family type VII secretion target — translation MSLVAAAEDRPGLAECYKSLKIIGPISTSVASAADGQWADLAGIGGAFGGAMDIAELVVDPIASMAASVAGFLLDYMPPLPDMLDAIAGNPRAVEAKSQTWGNVAGRVREVTADYEAAVRSALTGWDGPAATAYDTFASVYRSGLDLLAGITDGIGAAMLGASIVVGVVRSIVRDTIADLVGKLISWASQVAATVGVGATWVVPQAVTAIALRVERVREWLTKLTSAIQGLMKIIDDVNGGLSTAIPALRRVRDTLGAMPAVPQSVLDGAGSLAASAPKLDIALLTASSLSNTTLRTNDALSTANGG, via the coding sequence GTGAGCCTGGTCGCGGCGGCCGAGGACCGCCCCGGCCTTGCCGAGTGCTACAAGAGCCTGAAGATCATCGGACCGATCTCGACCTCGGTCGCCTCGGCCGCGGACGGCCAGTGGGCCGATCTGGCCGGCATCGGCGGCGCGTTCGGCGGGGCGATGGACATCGCCGAGCTCGTCGTCGACCCGATCGCCTCGATGGCGGCCAGCGTCGCCGGGTTCCTGCTCGACTACATGCCCCCGCTGCCCGACATGCTGGATGCGATCGCGGGCAACCCCCGCGCCGTCGAGGCGAAGTCGCAGACGTGGGGGAACGTCGCCGGTCGGGTCCGCGAGGTGACCGCCGACTACGAGGCGGCGGTCCGCTCGGCCCTCACAGGCTGGGACGGCCCGGCGGCAACCGCGTACGACACGTTCGCCTCGGTGTACCGCTCGGGGCTCGACCTGCTCGCCGGCATCACCGACGGGATCGGGGCTGCGATGCTCGGTGCGAGCATCGTCGTCGGGGTGGTGCGCAGCATCGTCCGCGACACCATCGCCGACCTGGTCGGGAAGCTGATCTCGTGGGCGTCGCAGGTCGCCGCCACCGTCGGGGTCGGTGCGACCTGGGTCGTGCCCCAGGCGGTCACCGCCATCGCCCTGCGGGTGGAGCGGGTACGGGAGTGGCTCACCAAGCTCACCTCCGCCATCCAGGGGCTGATGAAGATCATCGACGACGTCAACGGTGGTCTGAGCACGGCGATCCCGGCTCTGCGGCGCGTGCGCGACACCCTCGGGGCGATGCCCGCCGTTCCCCAGAGCGTCCTCGACGGCGCCGGGAGCCTGGCTGCCAGCGCCCCGAAGCTCGACATCGCGCTGCTGACCGCCTCCTCGCTGTCCAACACGACGCTGCGCACGAACGACGCGCTCTCGACCGCGAACGGTGGCTGA
- a CDS encoding type VII secretion target gives MNQLVVDTGAVRAHARTVDGIAGSLQEAVDASATVAIPDDSFGLLCSFLVPGALLVQSLGAELVQAGSTAMDGIVLALDASATTYDAIDSAVHTGLRMIEKVLP, from the coding sequence ATGAACCAGCTCGTGGTCGACACCGGAGCCGTCCGTGCGCACGCCCGGACGGTCGACGGCATCGCGGGAAGCCTGCAGGAGGCCGTCGACGCCTCCGCCACCGTCGCCATCCCGGACGACTCGTTCGGGCTGCTGTGCTCGTTCCTCGTCCCCGGCGCCCTCCTCGTCCAGTCGCTCGGCGCGGAGCTGGTGCAGGCCGGGTCGACGGCGATGGACGGCATCGTCCTGGCGCTCGACGCCTCGGCCACGACCTACGACGCGATCGACAGCGCCGTCCACACCGGGCTGCGCATGATCGAGAAGGTCCTCCCGTGA